The Xanthomonas indica sequence CACGATCATCGCGCTGGCGGCAGTACCCGCCCTGGCGAGCGCACGCACGCCGGCGCCCGACTGTCACGCGGTGATGGTTGCCACGGTGACGAACGACATGCAGAACACCTGGAACAAGGGCCAGATCTTGCCGGTGGACATCGCGCGCGACACGCCGTCGGGTGGCGCGTTCTGCACGCATGGCGGCAGCTGCCTGCCGCGCAAGGTGGCCGGCAAGGAAGCGGTTCGCCTCACCGATTGCAAGATCGGGCCGTCGATCGGCGACGGCGACTACCGACTGGTCGCATTGCCGCGTTCGCACAAACACTGAATCTCCGACTTGCGCCAGGAGCGCCGACCATGAAACTTCCATTGCGACTGGCGGCGCTGTGCTGCCTCGCGTTCGCCTGCGTGTCCGCGGCGAACGCGCAACCCACGATCCGTGTCGCGGTCTATCGCGGCGCAGCCGGCTGCGACGATTGCTCCGAAACCGCGAAAGACGCGATCGAGGCACTGAGTCCGCAGTACAAGGTCGACATCATCGGCCCGAAGGAGGCGCAAGACGTCACGCCCGCCACCCTGCGCGGCTATGCGATCTATGTGCAACCGGGCGGCGGGCAGGACATTCCGGCCGCGCTGCAGGCGATGGGCGAGCGCCGGATCGCCGCCATCCGCGACTTCGTCGCGCGGGGCGGCGGCTATCTGGGTCTGTGCATGGGCGCCTATCTTGCCGATGACACCAACATGGGCCTGATCGGCGACGATCTCGATGGCGAGGTCGGCCGACCCGGCTTCCCCGTCACCACCATCGACGAGGAGGCCGTCGCGGTTCGCTGGAAGGGCCACCCCGACAGCGTGTTCTTCCAGGACGGCCCCTACTTCCCGAAGAGCACACAGGGTGGCTTCCGTGCGCTCGCCACCTACGCCAATGGCGATGTGGCCGCGGCGCGCTACAGCTTCGGCCGCGGCACCGTCGTGCTCAGCGGTCCGCATCCCGAAGCGGACCGGAGCTGGTTCGAACAAGCCGAGATCCCGCTGGACAGGATGCCCAGGACGCCGGTCCTGCAGGCGCTGTTCGACGAGTTCGCCACGCAGTCGTCGCAGCCCTGATTCTATCGGCGCCGACCGCCGGCTGACGCGTCGCCCGCCCGATGCCGACGGCTCGGGCGGCGCGGACTACTTCAACGCCCGCCAGCTCCGCCCGGCACGGAAGGCGCGCTCCAGCGTCGCCGCAAGCAGGCAGATCTTCAGCGTCTGCGGCAGGATGCCGTCGCCGGGATCGCTGGGCGTGCCAAGCACCACCGACAACTGATTAGCGATGGCCTGCCACACCACCTGCGGGTGCGGGCCGATCAGGCGGGTCAACCCCATCCAGGCCCAGGCCGAGGCCCAGTCCAGGGCGCGATACAGCACGATGAGCGTCACCAGCGCCGCCAGCCCGGTGGCGCCTGCCAACTGCACGCTGTTGGCCGCGGCGCGATAACGCGAGACGGTACCGGCCCAGAAATGGCCGATGAAGTCGCGCAACCAGGTCGGCAGTTTCCGCCACAGGCCGAGCGTGCCGTCGACCTTGCGCGACCACTTGGCCGGCGCGTTCAATTCGGCGTTGTGCACGTCGTAGCGGTAGATCAGCGCGGCCAAGGCCAGCCAGACCACCGGCAACAACGCCGAGAAGAAGATCACCACCAGCGTGTCCGCCACGCCCGGCGGCGCCTGCTCCACCGCGCCCGGCAGCGCGGCATGCGCGACGCCGATCGGATGGCTGATGCCCTGCCACAGTTGCTGGCCGAGATCGGCGATGCGCAGATGCGCCAGCCAGCGGAACACCCCGCCCTTCCATTCGGTGAGCACGTACATGCCGACGAAGGTCCAGCCGGCCTCGCACAGCACGATCAGCACGTTCCACGCCGGATGCGGGCTGCGCTGCTTCTGTTTTTTCGCCGCGCGCCGGATCAGCCACAGCAACGCAACCGATGCCGCCAGCCACCAGCCGCCCGACACCTCGAACAACGACCCGCGGTAGGTCGGGTCGAACGGGTTGAACTGACCCAACCCTTCGCGCCCGTAGGCGCGGATCGTCTCGCCGAGGAAACCCCAGGCCGCGTAGTAGGCGAAGAACGGCACCAGCGCCTGCGAGACGACCGCCGACAGGCGGCGCCAGCGCGCCCTGCCCTGGTCCTCATGGGAAGACACGTCGGCCTGCTCGGTCAGCGCCGCGCTGGCGATTCCGGGCAAGGCCGGGCGCAGCGTCTCGAACAGCAGGACGAAGACCACCAGCTTGACCAGCACCACCAGCGTCAGCGACAGCAGGCCGGCCAACCGGTTCTGGTAGCCGATCCACACCGCGGCCTGCAGCAGCAGTTCGTTGAGCAACACGCCGGCCAACGCCACCGCGAGCAGTTGCGGCAGATAGCGGGTCCACAGCCGCAGCGTGTCGCCGATCAACCCCAGCGGCCCGCCGCGCAGCGCGATCTCGGTCATGGCGTTGCTCCCGGCGCGAAACGCAGGTAATGCGGGCGACCGCCGCGCGTGCTTACGGTGAGTTGCAGCTGCGCGGCCACCGCGCGCGGGACCAGGTAGTAGCCGTCGATCGCCAACGGCACGCCTGGCTTGGCCGCCGACACGGCCAGCCCGTCGCAGGCGACACCGGGCGGCTCGCCTGGCTTGGCCAGGGCACGCTGCAACAGGTCCGGCACGGTGTCGATCGCGGACCAGGAACGGCCGGTGCCATCGGCCAGCTTGAGCGTGCAATCGCTCCACTGCGCGCCGGATGCGCCCGGTACGAGCGACAGGCGCGTGCGCACGAAGGTGCGATCGGCGGGCAGCCCCGCTTCGAGCGCCAGCACGTCGACCGACGCAAGCCGGACGGCGGCACCGTCATAGTCCACGGTCTGCGCCATCGCCACATCGACCGGCCGCCATTCGCGCGCATGCAGCAGTTCCCGCGCATCGCGCCAGCCGGTGGCGGCCATCGTGCATGGCACCAGCACGAGCAGCGCCGCAAGCGCCAGCCAGCGCATGCGGCGCTCGGAAACGGCCGGGGCCACGTTGCGGTCAGAGGTGTGCATGCAGCGCATCCAGATCGAGCACATCGGTGACCGCCGCGGCGGGCGGGAGCGGCGGATAGCGCACCTGCGCCTCGGCCGTCAGCTGCGGATCGCGGTCTTCCGACAGCACCAGCGTGCCGCCTGCGGTGGCGAGTGCGGATGGCAGTTCGAACACCAGCACGTCTTTGCGCTCCAACCCGGGCTGCAGCGTCTTGATCGACGACAGCACCGCATCGCCCATCTCCGCGCGGCCGCTGGCGCGATAACGACGTCCGTCG is a genomic window containing:
- a CDS encoding BPL-N domain-containing protein yields the protein MKLPLRLAALCCLAFACVSAANAQPTIRVAVYRGAAGCDDCSETAKDAIEALSPQYKVDIIGPKEAQDVTPATLRGYAIYVQPGGGQDIPAALQAMGERRIAAIRDFVARGGGYLGLCMGAYLADDTNMGLIGDDLDGEVGRPGFPVTTIDEEAVAVRWKGHPDSVFFQDGPYFPKSTQGGFRALATYANGDVAAARYSFGRGTVVLSGPHPEADRSWFEQAEIPLDRMPRTPVLQALFDEFATQSSQP